One part of the Candidatus Tumulicola sp. genome encodes these proteins:
- a CDS encoding CBS domain-containing protein has product MVELHEAYVSELIGRPVKLWTEGSSMPIGKVHDVVVDGREEFPPVTGLYIKCRDGGMRFAQFSSVRAITDKEVILNAPPRDAEHKVAADDELLLNRELLDKQIVDVDGRKVVRVNDVKLAPAGDQLRIIAADIGASGLLRRLGLSGFSKHLLERSTRLGVPRSLISWDSVQPLSRVGPTDSVRLRVPSDKIERIHPVDMAAIIEELNASDQASLVSSLDEETAADAFEQLDVNTQLSILEDLKPERAADIIENMSSDDAADLLAEVEPDKQRQLLNLMEPDEAKDVRELLAHDEATAGGIMTTEFLSVPPGLTVGETFEHIRKAAPDAELVYYVYVLDQSEHLLGVLSLRDLVGSDPSQPTDKLIQEHVVSVPLSASREEVAAVIARYDFVAVPVVDDEGHMHGIVTVDDALDVVLPERLRKMLPRVGKSRSGNRHAHAGQPAR; this is encoded by the coding sequence ATGGTGGAACTGCACGAGGCGTACGTCAGCGAACTGATCGGCCGCCCGGTCAAACTGTGGACCGAGGGCTCGAGCATGCCTATCGGCAAGGTGCACGACGTCGTCGTGGACGGCCGCGAGGAATTCCCGCCGGTGACCGGGCTGTACATCAAGTGCCGCGACGGCGGCATGCGTTTCGCTCAGTTCTCCTCGGTGCGCGCCATCACGGACAAAGAGGTGATCCTCAATGCTCCGCCGCGCGACGCCGAGCACAAGGTGGCGGCTGACGACGAGCTGCTGCTCAACCGCGAACTCCTCGATAAGCAGATCGTCGACGTCGACGGGCGCAAGGTCGTCCGTGTGAACGACGTCAAGTTGGCGCCGGCCGGCGACCAGTTGCGCATCATCGCCGCCGACATCGGCGCGTCCGGCTTGTTGCGCCGGCTCGGACTGAGCGGCTTCAGCAAGCATTTGCTGGAGCGTTCGACCCGCCTCGGTGTTCCGAGATCGCTTATCTCCTGGGATTCCGTGCAGCCGCTTTCGCGCGTCGGACCCACCGACTCGGTCCGCTTGCGCGTACCCAGCGACAAGATCGAGCGCATCCATCCCGTCGACATGGCGGCCATCATCGAGGAACTCAACGCGTCCGACCAGGCGTCGCTGGTGAGCTCGCTCGACGAAGAGACCGCCGCCGACGCGTTCGAGCAGCTCGACGTCAACACGCAACTCTCCATCCTTGAAGATCTGAAACCGGAGCGCGCGGCGGACATCATCGAGAACATGAGCAGCGATGACGCGGCCGACCTGTTGGCCGAGGTCGAACCCGACAAGCAGCGCCAGCTCCTCAATCTCATGGAGCCGGATGAGGCCAAAGACGTGCGCGAGCTGCTCGCGCACGACGAAGCGACCGCCGGCGGCATTATGACGACCGAGTTCCTCTCAGTACCGCCGGGGCTGACGGTCGGGGAGACCTTCGAACACATCCGCAAGGCCGCGCCGGACGCGGAGCTGGTGTATTACGTGTACGTGCTGGACCAGTCCGAGCATCTTCTGGGCGTCTTGTCGCTGCGCGACTTGGTCGGCAGCGATCCCTCGCAGCCCACCGACAAACTCATCCAAGAGCATGTCGTGAGCGTGCCGCTGAGCGCGTCGCGTGAGGAAGTCGCCGCCGTCATCGCGCGTTATGACTTCGTCGCCGTGCCTGTCGTCGACGACGAGGGCCACATGCACGGCATCGTCACAGTAGACGATGCGCTCGACGTCGTGCTGCCGGAAAGGCTGCGTAAGATGCTGCCGCGCGTCGGCAAGTCGCGCTCGGGTAACCGACATGCGCACGCGGGCCAGCCGGCGCGCTAG
- a CDS encoding Nramp family divalent metal transporter: MAIAQQPQTTSARRPSIWRSVAMFLSVIGPGIITANADNDVGGITTYSLAGAQFGYTLLWILIPVTVALIVVQEMCARMGAVTGKGLADLIRENFGVKVTFWVLLVFVLGNLGNTASEFAGVAAVSPIFQHSVPWLSAYVLVPLVAVFVFTVVTRGNYQLVEKIFFLFCFVYLSYVISGFIIKPDWGDVMHQFIFPHFTPTKAYLLMAIAVIGTTISPWMQFYIQSAIVEKGIKIQDYKYSRIDVVTGSTFTDIIAFFVIVASAATIYVHNQHAGASAQITVTDAGALAAALAPLAGKFASLLFAIGLLNAAVFAASIIPLSTAYYVCEAFGFVSGVDKRFREAPFFYGLYGALLAIGAGVVLLPGAPLLGIIFWSQVLNGALLPVVLLIMLLLINNRTLMGAYTNGLLFNIIAWGTVIIVGGLTVVSTVQLLFPSLGG; the protein is encoded by the coding sequence ATGGCGATAGCGCAACAACCGCAAACGACGTCCGCACGCCGGCCGAGCATCTGGCGCTCTGTCGCTATGTTCTTGTCGGTGATCGGACCGGGCATCATCACCGCCAACGCCGATAACGACGTCGGCGGCATCACCACATACTCGCTCGCCGGCGCGCAGTTCGGCTATACGCTGCTGTGGATCCTCATCCCAGTGACGGTCGCGCTCATCGTCGTCCAAGAGATGTGCGCGCGCATGGGCGCGGTCACCGGCAAGGGGCTCGCCGATCTCATCCGCGAGAACTTCGGCGTCAAGGTCACCTTCTGGGTGCTGTTGGTGTTCGTGCTCGGCAATCTCGGAAACACGGCGTCGGAATTCGCGGGCGTGGCCGCGGTCTCGCCCATATTCCAGCACTCGGTGCCCTGGCTCTCGGCGTACGTGCTCGTGCCGCTCGTAGCCGTCTTCGTGTTCACCGTGGTGACGCGCGGCAACTACCAGCTCGTCGAGAAGATATTCTTCCTGTTTTGCTTCGTGTATCTCTCGTACGTCATCAGCGGCTTCATCATCAAGCCGGACTGGGGCGATGTGATGCACCAGTTCATCTTCCCGCACTTCACGCCGACCAAGGCCTATCTGCTGATGGCGATCGCCGTCATCGGCACGACGATCTCACCGTGGATGCAGTTCTACATCCAGTCGGCGATCGTCGAGAAAGGCATCAAGATCCAGGATTACAAGTACTCGCGCATCGACGTCGTCACCGGCTCTACCTTTACCGACATCATCGCGTTCTTCGTCATCGTGGCCTCTGCGGCGACGATCTACGTCCACAATCAACATGCCGGCGCGAGCGCGCAGATCACCGTGACCGACGCGGGGGCGCTCGCCGCGGCGCTGGCCCCGCTTGCCGGCAAGTTCGCCTCGCTGCTCTTCGCGATCGGTCTGCTCAACGCCGCTGTCTTCGCTGCGTCGATCATCCCGCTCTCGACCGCGTACTACGTCTGCGAGGCCTTTGGCTTCGTGTCAGGTGTCGACAAGCGTTTCCGCGAGGCCCCGTTCTTCTATGGCTTGTACGGCGCGCTGCTCGCGATCGGCGCGGGAGTCGTGCTGCTGCCAGGGGCGCCCCTGCTTGGCATCATCTTCTGGTCGCAGGTGCTCAACGGCGCGCTGCTGCCGGTGGTTCTGCTTATCATGTTGCTGCTGATCAACAACCGGACGCTGATGGGCGCGTACACCAACGGGCTCCTGTTCAATATCATCGCGTGGGGCACGGTGATCATCGTGGGCGGACTCACCGTGGTCTCGACCGTGCAACTGCTTTTTCCGTCGCTCGGCGGCTAA